Genomic window (Sulfurimonas sp.):
CACAAGCTACTACGGCATCTGGTGCTTTACTTTCATGCTCTAAAAATTGCTCTTTAGATTCATGTCCTACGATAGATTGAAAATCTCTAACCATCAGTGGGAATGGATGCGGACCAACAACAGAACCGATACAATATAAAGTATCTTCATAAGTTTCGATATATCTTTCAAAAGCACTATCAACTGCTTCTTTTAGAGTTTTTAGTCCATGAGTAGCTGGTACAATTTTAGCACCCAGTATTTTCATACGAACAACATTTGGATGCTCTTTAATAATGTCAACTTCACCCATATGTATTTCACATTCGAGTCCAAAATAAGCCGCTGCAGTAGCAAGTGCAACACCATGTTGTCCTGCTCCAGTTTCAGCTATAACTTTTTTCTTGCCTAGATGCTTAGCTAAAATCACTTCAGCCATACAATGGTTAAGTTTGTGAGCACCAGTGTGATTTAAATCTTCTCTTTTTAAGTAAATTTTTGCTCCACCACATAAATCTGTAAGATTCTTTGCAAAAGATATAGGAGTTGGTCGTCCTTGATAATGTTTTCTAACATATTTGAGTTCTTTTATAAATGCTGGGGATTTTTTTAGTTCTTTGTATGCTTTTTTTATTTCATCAAAAGGAGCTTCTAGCATCGGTGGTATAAACGATCCTCCAAATTTTCCAAAATATCCATTTGCATCAGGCATTGATTCTAAGTAAGATTGAGCCATAGTTTTAAATCCTTTTTTATGTTTGGGATAATTATAGTTAATTTGGCTTGACAAGTTTCTTTATCTCTTTGGGAATATGTGCAAAAGCTATATTTTGCATGCCTTTTTTGTTTCCATCTGCATCTGTAACCATTACATCAAGAGTCATTGCAGTCGGATAGTATCGAATAACTTTGTATGTTACTTTTTCAAGAGTAAAAGCTATTTTTTTACTTGATAACTCTATACTTTTTTTCTTTTTAGCCATTGTTTTAGTCCTTTAAGTAGATGCCAGTGTCTTTAACTTCTATCTGTTTAGCATCTACTAAAGCTGTAAGAGAGCGTTTAAAATCTTTTTTACTAAGTCCAAATATATCTTTGATTAGCTCGGCATCGCTTTTATAGTTATAAGGCATAATGCCATTGTTCTCTTTTAACATAGTAAGAACTTTATCAGCAGAACTACCACTTTTTTTACTTCCAGCTTTTCTAAGATTTAGATCAATGTTTCCATCTTTTCTTATAGCTTTTACATAAGCTGTTTTTTTATCGCCAATAGTTATATTCTCAAATATTTCATTGTGATATATAAGACCTTCGTATTTGTCTTGTACAATACACTTAAATCCAAGAGGAGTTTTAGCAATAATCAAGATGCTGACTTCTTGAGCAATTTTAATGCCTTGTACTTTTTCCTCTAAAAAATCACCAAGCTTTTCTGTTCCTACAAGACGATGTGTTCTTTCATCATAAATTACTTTTATAAATCTTTTCTCGCCAACTTTAAAAGGTGTTTTTTGAAACATATTTGGTACTAAAAGGTCTTTACTTAACCCCCAGTCCATAAATGCTCCAAAAGGTGCAGTATCTATAACTTCAAACATTGCCATTTCATCAAGTTTTGCAGTTGGAGTGAGTGTTGTAGCGACAAGTCTATCTTCTGAGTCTGTATATAAAAACACATCTATAAGTGTTCTTTCTTTCATCTCTGGGGTAAGATATTGTCCTGGTAGAAGTACATCATTTCCATCATATGCCATCAAGTATGCACCGGGAGTAGTAAGTCTGTCTATATAAAGGGTGTTGATTTTGCCTAGTTCTAGGTATTCGTTTTGTTTCATAGGTTTTTCCGTATTTTAAATTTTATACGAAATTATACCTTTATTTATGACTACTTAGGTTAGAGATAGTAAAACCACAAGTAAAACAGGTGGTGTTACGATTAGTCCAAATTTCGAGTATGACCAAAAAGAAATTTTTACACCTTTTTTGTCTAAAGTATGAAGCCAAAGTAGGGTAGCTAATGAACCAAATGGTGTCATTTTTGGTCCTAGGTTACAACCGATAATATTTGCATAAATCATAGCTTCATTACTTATATCAGCAAGTGCTATATCCATAACCATAATGGTTGGCATATTGTTCATAACAGCACTTAAAATAGCTGCTAAAAAACCTGTTCCTACCACTGCAATAACTTCACTTTGTGAATTTAAAAATAGTAATATTTGGGTTATATAGTCCGTAAGTCCTGCATTTTTTAGTCCATAAACGACAATGTAGAGTCCTAGTGAAAACCAAACAACTTGCCAAGGTGCTTCTTTTATGATGTGCCTAGCATCTACTGTTTTTGTGTATGAGGCGATAAGTAAAAATATAACTCCCCCACCAAGAGCAAAGACAGAAATAGGAATATTGTAAGCATCTCCTATGAAATAACCTCCAAGAAGAAGTGCTAAGAAAAGCCAACTAAAGTTAAAAAGTCCTTGATGTTTTATGGCCTCATCTGGATGTTTAAGTAGGGTTATATCTACTCTTTGAGGTATATCTTTTCTAAGAACTAACCATAAAACAAGCATACTTGCTATAACACTTACAAAATATGGAAGAATCATATTTGAGATAAACTCACTAAAACCAATGTTAAAATAGTTTGCTGTTACAATATTTGTAAGGTTTGAAAATACAAAAGGAAGAGATGCACTATCGCTAATAAATCCACCTGCGAGTAAAAAAGCTAAGATAGTTTTTGTGTTGAGTTTTAAAATATTCATCTTTGCAAGTAATATGGGAGTAAGTATTAGAGCTGCACCATCATTTGCAAAAAGAGCTGAAACAATCGCTCCAAGTATGATGGAGTAGAAGAACATTTTATGCCCACTTCCCTTTGATAGTTTCGCCATCTTAAGAGCAGCCCATTCAAAGAAGCCTATCTCATCCAAAACCATAGATAAAATTATGATGCCTATAAACGCAAGGGTAGCATCCCAGATAATGTCAAAGACTATCCAAACATCACTAACAGTAACAACGCCAACAACTAGGGCAACAACAGCACCTATAACAGCACTTGTCCCAATCTGAAGACCACGAGGTTGAACAATAATAAAAAGAAGTGTTACGAGAAAAATTATGGAAGCCAGAACCATTATTAGCTTAACTCAATTCTAACGATGGGAATAAGTTCCATTTTTATAAGTTTTAGAGTTTCTTCAAAAGCACTCATATCTTTACCATCTGGGTCTTCATAACCTACATGAATTACTTTTGTTCCTTTTGGAAAAACAGGGCATGACTCCATAGCATTATCACAAACAGTTACAACTAAATCGAAATAATCATTTATGACTTCACTAAGATTTTTCGAGTGATAATCATCACTCCATAAGCCTTCTCTTTGAAGAAGTTTTATTGCATTTGGATTTACTTTACCACTTGCCTTTACTCCAGAGCTTTTAGCATCCACACCATTTAAGTGCTTGTTTAAAACTGCTTCTGCAATAATAGAACGACAACTATTACCTGTACATAATATAAGAACTTTTTTAGACACACTGAACCTTGATTTAAATATATTGATTTTACAATTTGAAATTATACAAAAAGTACATTACGATTTCATTACAAATCTGATATAATGATGATTATGGACAGAAGATTTTTTTTAACAACTATGGCATTAACGCCAATTTTTGCAAATGATTTTACTAAAAACTCTAAAGATATATATTTATTATATAGTGAGTATCAAACTCTGAATAATTTAAATGCTAGACTAAAAAGATTGCGAAGGTTTGTAGGTTTTGCAAATTTTAACTTAATTTCTTACTCAGAAGCTTTATATTATGGACGAAACTACTCAGCGGTAGGCTCTTTTACAAATGAAGAATTATCTCTAATCGATAAATTATTCTTTGAGAGTACACAACAATATGGCTTTTTTGGCGAAAAAACATGTTTTAATATAGAAAATAAAATTTCTAAAAAAATTGTTGTGAAAATTCCAAGAACAGGTCACTATCTTTTTAAAGGTAAGGCACTAGAAGATTATACAAAATTGAGAAAAGATGTTGGAAACACTTTGGTTTTAACATCAGGTGTGAGAAATGTTTTTAAACAACTGAGTCTTTACTGCAATAAGTTGTATAGAAATGGTGGAAATATAACAAGAGCTACTTTAGATATAGCACCTCCTGCTTACTCTTACCACACGATTAGTGATTTTGATGTTGGAAGAAAAGGTTGGGGATATAAAAATTTTACTGCTGATTTTGCTTTAACTTTTGAGTTTGAAAAGATGAAAAAGCTTGATTATATAAGTATGCGATATAACAAAAATAATAGTGATGGAGTGCGGTTTGAACCGTGGCATGTTGAAGTTATTTAGTTTACTTTTTTTACTTTTAATGCCATTGTTGTTAAATGCTCAAAATAATTTTAATTTTAACCTTATAAAAAAAGGTAAGCAAGACAACAATACTCTTTTAGTAATTGGCGGTATTCAAGGAGATGAACCAGGTGGTTTTATCTCAGCATCTCTGCTTTCAACTCACTATGAAATAACAAAAGGTTCTGTGTGGATTGTTCCAAATTTGAATTTTTATAGTATCATCAAAAGAAGTAGAGGTCCATATGGAGATATGAATAGAAAGTTCGCACATCTTTCAAAAAATGACCCCGAATATGAAACAGTAGAGAGAATTAAAAGCTA
Coding sequences:
- a CDS encoding arsenate reductase ArsC; protein product: MSKKVLILCTGNSCRSIIAEAVLNKHLNGVDAKSSGVKASGKVNPNAIKLLQREGLWSDDYHSKNLSEVINDYFDLVVTVCDNAMESCPVFPKGTKVIHVGYEDPDGKDMSAFEETLKLIKMELIPIVRIELS
- a CDS encoding S1 RNA-binding domain-containing protein; this encodes MKQNEYLELGKINTLYIDRLTTPGAYLMAYDGNDVLLPGQYLTPEMKERTLIDVFLYTDSEDRLVATTLTPTAKLDEMAMFEVIDTAPFGAFMDWGLSKDLLVPNMFQKTPFKVGEKRFIKVIYDERTHRLVGTEKLGDFLEEKVQGIKIAQEVSILIIAKTPLGFKCIVQDKYEGLIYHNEIFENITIGDKKTAYVKAIRKDGNIDLNLRKAGSKKSGSSADKVLTMLKENNGIMPYNYKSDAELIKDIFGLSKKDFKRSLTALVDAKQIEVKDTGIYLKD
- a CDS encoding arsenic transporter, which gives rise to MVLASIIFLVTLLFIIVQPRGLQIGTSAVIGAVVALVVGVVTVSDVWIVFDIIWDATLAFIGIIILSMVLDEIGFFEWAALKMAKLSKGSGHKMFFYSIILGAIVSALFANDGAALILTPILLAKMNILKLNTKTILAFLLAGGFISDSASLPFVFSNLTNIVTANYFNIGFSEFISNMILPYFVSVIASMLVLWLVLRKDIPQRVDITLLKHPDEAIKHQGLFNFSWLFLALLLGGYFIGDAYNIPISVFALGGGVIFLLIASYTKTVDARHIIKEAPWQVVWFSLGLYIVVYGLKNAGLTDYITQILLFLNSQSEVIAVVGTGFLAAILSAVMNNMPTIMVMDIALADISNEAMIYANIIGCNLGPKMTPFGSLATLLWLHTLDKKGVKISFWSYSKFGLIVTPPVLLVVLLSLT
- a CDS encoding M15 family metallopeptidase, translating into MDRRFFLTTMALTPIFANDFTKNSKDIYLLYSEYQTLNNLNARLKRLRRFVGFANFNLISYSEALYYGRNYSAVGSFTNEELSLIDKLFFESTQQYGFFGEKTCFNIENKISKKIVVKIPRTGHYLFKGKALEDYTKLRKDVGNTLVLTSGVRNVFKQLSLYCNKLYRNGGNITRATLDIAPPAYSYHTISDFDVGRKGWGYKNFTADFALTFEFEKMKKLDYISMRYNKNNSDGVRFEPWHVEVI
- the trpB gene encoding tryptophan synthase subunit beta, yielding MAQSYLESMPDANGYFGKFGGSFIPPMLEAPFDEIKKAYKELKKSPAFIKELKYVRKHYQGRPTPISFAKNLTDLCGGAKIYLKREDLNHTGAHKLNHCMAEVILAKHLGKKKVIAETGAGQHGVALATAAAYFGLECEIHMGEVDIIKEHPNVVRMKILGAKIVPATHGLKTLKEAVDSAFERYIETYEDTLYCIGSVVGPHPFPLMVRDFQSIVGHESKEQFLEHESKAPDAVVACVGGGSNAMGIFAGFIDDKDVELHSVEPMGRGDKLGDHAASLTYGEEGVMHGFNSIMLKDADGEPAPVYSIGSGIDYPSVGPEHAHLKEIGRTIVGLCNDEEAVDAFYKLSQLEGIIPALETAHAIAYAMKLAKTLGKDKTILVNLSGRGDKDIDFVVDNHPIPNAKF